The following proteins come from a genomic window of Blastococcus sp. HT6-30:
- a CDS encoding PQQ-binding-like beta-propeller repeat protein yields the protein MKDLPSPLSSLRSGWVPEGRPFHHLGSPPLRVWVWTAATLVLVVVAAVLWRNSDAAATDSTTTAPADAPTGAPAGAVSEVWSVSGDPRTADVVEGGRVLAGSDHGVRALDPATGEEAWRYTRGNAWLCGLTVTDGVVVAVFRTEDRCDEAVGLHAGTGVRAWTRNVNFRSDMTLSSTDRIVLAHSPTGIVTLDPTGNNIRWRYAPPSGCELLGSDAGDAGVAVLERCAGSRVLQLRLLDGFDGSAHWTRDLTLSDAEDAELLGADLLVGVRTGDEVELRSAADGALLTTLAATATAEGAARQSAIDGAVLVSAGGTLTAVEPGSGRRLWEAAATGLPGEPVSDDDRPRLTVPDSQGFAHRDAATGEELDRSVASGVPAGGTATTVGGTVVLRLPDGVRAYR from the coding sequence ATGAAGGACCTGCCTTCCCCCCTCTCCTCGCTCCGCTCGGGGTGGGTCCCTGAAGGCAGGCCGTTCCACCACCTCGGTAGCCCGCCCCTGCGCGTCTGGGTCTGGACGGCGGCCACCCTCGTGCTCGTCGTCGTCGCCGCCGTGCTCTGGCGGAACTCCGACGCGGCCGCCACCGACAGCACCACCACAGCACCGGCCGACGCCCCCACCGGGGCGCCGGCCGGTGCCGTCTCCGAGGTGTGGTCGGTCTCCGGCGACCCGCGGACCGCCGACGTCGTCGAGGGCGGACGCGTGCTGGCCGGTTCCGACCACGGCGTCCGGGCGCTCGACCCGGCCACCGGCGAGGAGGCCTGGCGCTACACCCGGGGCAACGCCTGGCTGTGCGGCCTCACCGTCACCGACGGCGTGGTGGTGGCCGTCTTCCGGACCGAGGACCGGTGCGACGAGGCGGTCGGTCTCCACGCCGGCACCGGGGTGCGCGCGTGGACCCGCAACGTGAACTTCCGGTCCGACATGACCCTTTCGTCCACCGACCGCATCGTGCTCGCCCACAGCCCGACGGGGATCGTCACGCTCGACCCGACGGGCAACAACATCCGCTGGCGGTACGCCCCGCCGTCGGGGTGCGAGCTGCTGGGCTCGGACGCGGGGGACGCCGGCGTGGCGGTGCTGGAGCGGTGCGCGGGGTCCCGGGTCCTGCAGCTGCGGCTGCTGGACGGGTTCGACGGGAGCGCGCACTGGACGCGGGACCTGACGCTGTCCGACGCCGAGGACGCCGAGCTGCTCGGCGCCGACCTGCTCGTGGGCGTGCGGACGGGTGACGAGGTGGAACTGCGCTCCGCTGCGGACGGCGCGCTGCTGACCACGCTGGCGGCCACGGCCACGGCCGAGGGCGCCGCGCGGCAGTCGGCCATCGACGGTGCGGTGCTGGTCTCCGCCGGCGGCACCCTCACCGCCGTCGAGCCGGGCTCGGGGCGACGCCTCTGGGAGGCGGCCGCGACCGGCCTGCCCGGCGAACCGGTCAGCGACGACGACCGGCCGCGGCTGACGGTTCCGGACAGCCAGGGCTTCGCCCACCGCGACGCGGCCACGGGTGAGGAGCTGGACCGGTCGGTGGCGTCCGGGGTGCCGGCGGGCGGGACGGCGACCACCGTCGGCGGCACCGTGGTGCTCCGCCTGCCGGACGGCGTGCGCGCCTACCGCTGA
- a CDS encoding alpha/beta hydrolase codes for MVLPGGSDARDVPLAIAPDDLRQLAHHDAGSRTFAGGAGPLAALDTGGTAVRGTVLMVAGYTGSKEDFAPLLRPLAEVGYRVVALDQRGQYESPGPDDPAGYSVEVLGGDVLAVARVLRQESGEPLHLLGHSFGGLVTRAAVLAEPGLFTTFTLLGSGPSRLTGRRAELLDHLGPLLDAGGVPLVHQTLEQVAMTDPRAQAVPAPTREFYARRFLRNSAAGLRGMADAMLAEPDRVGDLKATGVPVLVAHGEADDAWLPHVQADMAQRLGARHEVINSSIHSPAVENPARTLEVLCDFWATAVPA; via the coding sequence ATGGTCCTGCCCGGTGGCTCCGATGCCCGCGACGTGCCCCTCGCCATCGCCCCCGACGACCTCCGCCAGCTGGCCCACCACGACGCCGGCTCCCGCACCTTCGCGGGCGGGGCCGGACCGCTGGCCGCCCTGGACACCGGCGGCACCGCCGTCCGCGGCACCGTGCTGATGGTGGCCGGGTACACCGGCAGCAAGGAGGACTTCGCTCCCCTGCTGCGGCCGCTGGCCGAGGTCGGCTACCGCGTCGTCGCACTCGACCAGCGCGGCCAGTACGAGTCGCCCGGACCCGACGACCCGGCCGGGTACTCGGTGGAGGTGCTGGGCGGCGACGTGCTCGCGGTCGCCCGCGTGCTCCGGCAGGAGTCCGGGGAGCCGCTGCACCTGCTCGGCCACAGCTTCGGCGGGCTGGTGACGCGGGCCGCAGTGCTGGCCGAGCCCGGCCTGTTCACCACGTTCACGCTGCTGGGTTCGGGGCCGTCCCGGCTCACCGGGCGTCGCGCGGAGCTGCTGGACCACCTCGGTCCGCTGCTGGACGCCGGCGGGGTGCCGCTGGTCCACCAGACCCTCGAGCAGGTCGCGATGACCGATCCGAGGGCCCAGGCCGTGCCGGCGCCGACCCGGGAGTTCTACGCCCGCCGCTTCCTGCGGAACTCCGCGGCCGGGCTGCGCGGCATGGCCGACGCGATGCTGGCCGAGCCCGACCGGGTCGGCGACCTGAAGGCCACCGGTGTGCCGGTGCTCGTGGCGCACGGTGAGGCCGACGACGCCTGGTTGCCGCACGTGCAGGCCGACATGGCGCAGCGGCTGGGCGCCCGGCACGAGGTCATCAACAGCTCGATCCACTCCCCCGCCGTGGAGAACCCGGCGCGCACGCTGGAGGTCCTGTGCGACTTCTGGGCCACCGCGGTCCCGGCATGA
- a CDS encoding oxygenase MpaB family protein — translation MTALPSPADWAPDEDRLGFFGPGSVTWRVHADPSFSVGGLRALLLQALHPVAVDGVARFSGAFRDDPWPRLIRTATYVDTLTFGTRTEAVRAVARVRGIHRRLGAVEETTGREYRVDDPDLLLWVHCCEVDSLLAVARRAGVPLTDDDADRYVAEQVTAAELVGVPRADVPASAAELAAYFERMRPSLAATAAARNVYRLIVLPPMPTWVRFLTPAQPAWGGLATLAVALLPQWARRLYSLPGFGLTDAAATAAVRAFRQAVLRLPLRAQRSPIVWAGFDRVGAERLIA, via the coding sequence ATGACTGCCCTGCCGTCACCGGCGGACTGGGCTCCCGACGAGGACCGCCTGGGCTTCTTCGGGCCCGGCAGCGTGACGTGGCGGGTGCACGCCGACCCGTCCTTCTCCGTCGGCGGGCTCCGCGCCCTGCTGCTGCAGGCGCTCCACCCGGTGGCCGTGGACGGCGTCGCCCGGTTCTCGGGGGCGTTCCGCGACGACCCCTGGCCGCGGCTGATCCGCACCGCGACCTACGTCGACACCCTGACCTTCGGCACCCGCACCGAGGCGGTGCGGGCGGTGGCCCGGGTGCGGGGCATCCACCGCCGGCTCGGTGCCGTCGAGGAGACCACCGGCCGCGAGTACCGGGTCGACGACCCCGACCTGCTGCTCTGGGTGCACTGCTGCGAGGTCGACTCACTGCTGGCCGTGGCCCGCCGTGCCGGGGTGCCGCTCACCGACGACGACGCCGATCGGTACGTCGCCGAGCAGGTGACCGCCGCCGAGCTCGTCGGGGTGCCGCGCGCCGACGTCCCCGCCTCGGCGGCGGAGCTGGCCGCCTACTTCGAGCGGATGCGGCCGTCGCTGGCCGCCACCGCGGCGGCCCGGAACGTCTACCGGCTGATCGTGCTGCCCCCGATGCCCACCTGGGTGCGCTTCCTGACCCCCGCCCAGCCGGCGTGGGGCGGGCTGGCCACGCTGGCCGTGGCCCTGCTGCCGCAGTGGGCGCGCCGGCTGTACTCGCTGCCCGGGTTCGGCCTGACCGACGCCGCGGCGACGGCTGCGGTGCGCGCCTTCCGGCAGGCGGTCCTGCGACTGCCGCTGCGGGCACAGCGCTCCCCCATCGTCTGGGCCGGGTTCGACCGGGTGGGTGCGGAGCGCCTCATCGCCTAG
- a CDS encoding PD-(D/E)XK nuclease family protein, producing MSDQLEMPGMPRRLFPATPSKLATFADCPRRYRFTYVDRPQPPKGPPWAHNTVGSAVHAALRSWWDAPVPRRTAAAARQLLHAAWSPTGFRDDEQSERWRARAAGWLIEYVAGLDPADEPVGTERTVAATTERLALSGRVDRIDQRGDELVIVDYKTGRVPSTDDEARGSPALAAYVLGVRRTLRRPCSRVELHHLPSGTVAAFEHTDRSLANHVRRAEDIAVDITAATEALAGGAEVDTAFPPVPGRHCGWCDFRPSCPAGQAAGPAREPWSFLPEEPGATG from the coding sequence GTGAGCGACCAGCTCGAGATGCCGGGCATGCCGCGCCGGCTGTTCCCGGCCACGCCGAGCAAGCTGGCGACCTTCGCCGACTGCCCGCGCCGCTACCGGTTCACCTACGTCGACCGGCCGCAGCCGCCGAAGGGGCCGCCGTGGGCGCACAACACCGTCGGCTCGGCGGTGCACGCGGCGCTGCGCTCGTGGTGGGACGCCCCGGTGCCGCGGCGCACCGCGGCCGCGGCGCGCCAGCTGCTGCACGCCGCCTGGTCGCCCACCGGGTTCCGCGACGACGAGCAGTCCGAACGCTGGCGGGCGCGCGCGGCCGGCTGGCTGATCGAGTACGTCGCCGGGCTCGACCCCGCCGACGAGCCGGTGGGCACCGAGCGCACCGTCGCGGCGACCACCGAGCGGCTCGCGCTCTCCGGGCGGGTCGACCGCATCGACCAGCGGGGCGACGAGCTCGTGATCGTCGACTACAAGACCGGGCGGGTGCCCTCCACCGACGACGAGGCGCGCGGATCACCCGCCCTGGCGGCCTACGTCCTCGGCGTGCGACGCACCCTCCGGCGGCCGTGCAGCCGGGTCGAGCTGCACCACCTGCCCAGCGGCACGGTCGCGGCCTTCGAGCACACCGACCGGTCGCTGGCCAACCACGTGCGGCGGGCCGAGGACATCGCCGTGGACATCACCGCCGCCACCGAGGCGCTCGCCGGTGGCGCGGAGGTCGACACCGCCTTCCCGCCGGTCCCCGGCCGCCACTGCGGGTGGTGCGACTTCCGGCCGAGCTGCCCGGCGGGCCAGGCCGCGGGGCCGGCCCGGGAGCCGTGGAGCTTCCTCCCCGAGGAGCCGGGGGCCACCGGCTAG
- a CDS encoding PHP domain-containing protein gives MRIDLHTHSSMSDGTDDPAEVLAAARGAGLDVVALTDHDTTAGWAAAEAARPPGLTVIPGMELSCRWFPDDEPPVSVHLLGYLFDPLHPAFAAERARLRDERLSRAERIVTALAADGYPVRWEEIVAHAGGGVVGRPHVARALVRGGVVATVEQAFAGLLHHHGGYYVAKDDTDVRQGIALVRAAGGVPVFAHGLATARGRVVGDEAIAAMAAAGLLGLEVDHPDHTEEQRGHLRSLAADLDLLTTGSSDYHGTNKRTPIGACTTDPEQFERLLAAGTGTAPLRG, from the coding sequence ATGCGGATCGACCTGCACACCCACTCCTCGATGTCCGACGGCACCGACGACCCCGCCGAGGTGCTGGCTGCCGCCCGCGGCGCCGGCCTCGACGTCGTGGCGCTCACCGACCACGACACCACCGCCGGCTGGGCGGCGGCGGAGGCCGCCCGGCCACCGGGCCTCACGGTGATCCCCGGCATGGAGCTGTCCTGCCGCTGGTTCCCCGACGACGAGCCGCCGGTCAGCGTGCACCTGCTCGGCTACCTGTTCGACCCGCTGCACCCGGCGTTCGCGGCGGAGCGGGCGCGACTTCGCGACGAGCGCCTGAGCCGGGCGGAGCGGATCGTGACCGCGCTGGCCGCCGACGGCTACCCGGTGCGCTGGGAGGAGATCGTGGCGCACGCCGGCGGTGGCGTCGTCGGCCGGCCGCACGTGGCCCGGGCCCTGGTGCGCGGCGGCGTCGTCGCCACCGTCGAGCAGGCGTTCGCCGGCCTGCTGCACCACCACGGCGGGTACTACGTGGCGAAGGACGACACCGACGTCCGGCAGGGGATCGCGCTGGTCCGTGCGGCGGGCGGCGTGCCGGTGTTCGCCCACGGGCTGGCGACCGCGCGCGGCCGGGTCGTGGGCGACGAGGCGATCGCCGCCATGGCCGCGGCGGGGCTGCTCGGGCTGGAGGTCGACCACCCCGACCACACCGAGGAGCAGCGCGGGCACCTGCGGTCGCTGGCGGCGGACCTGGACCTGCTGACGACGGGGTCCAGCGACTACCACGGCACGAACAAGCGCACGCCGATCGGCGCGTGCACCACCGACCCCGAGCAGTTCGAGCGGCTGCTCGCGGCCGGGACGGGAACCGCACCGCTGCGCGGCTGA
- a CDS encoding PH domain-containing protein, which produces MVAPSGLPARAAKDVEKYLLDDEDAVVATRRHWAVLVVPTVKFLPVFLAGGWLLVLDPENRVTSTIGMLVVLAALAVYALRIGEWWMRHFIVSRRRVLLTSGVVVRTVTLLPLRRITDLTWKETLFGQLLGYGTFRFESAGQQQALSEITFLPHAGALYRQVSGLLFTSDWGAASGGDDEGNPEPASGGPVATGGRRDTEPIPGLPLREP; this is translated from the coding sequence GTGGTCGCCCCCTCCGGCCTCCCGGCCCGCGCCGCCAAGGACGTCGAGAAGTACCTGCTCGACGACGAGGACGCGGTGGTGGCCACCCGCCGGCACTGGGCGGTGCTCGTCGTGCCGACCGTGAAGTTCCTGCCGGTCTTCCTCGCCGGGGGCTGGCTGCTCGTGCTCGACCCGGAGAACCGGGTCACCAGCACGATCGGGATGCTCGTCGTCCTCGCGGCCCTCGCCGTCTACGCGTTGCGCATCGGCGAGTGGTGGATGCGGCACTTCATCGTCAGCCGGCGCCGGGTGCTGCTCACCTCCGGTGTGGTCGTCCGCACCGTCACGCTGCTCCCGCTGCGGCGGATCACCGACCTGACGTGGAAGGAGACGCTGTTCGGCCAGCTGCTGGGCTACGGCACCTTCCGCTTCGAGTCCGCCGGGCAGCAGCAGGCGCTGTCGGAGATCACCTTCCTGCCGCACGCCGGAGCCCTGTACCGCCAGGTGAGCGGGCTGCTGTTCACCAGCGACTGGGGCGCCGCGTCCGGGGGCGACGACGAGGGCAACCCGGAGCCGGCGTCCGGCGGGCCGGTCGCCACCGGGGGCCGCCGGGACACCGAGCCGATCCCGGGGCTCCCGCTGCGCGAGCCGTGA
- a CDS encoding DUF6758 family protein: protein MSASPVCPRCGEPLVVRHGSEAQAWCHLHGAVTPLHHTALVAHDAIAAVTADARVPAWVPDPVPPGWAVTGLAWGGEPGARAIVVDCAGPAPLGGSAELVLVAEEPGTGVGCGYAGLPGLDPGDVISGPSSVEVEAAGQHAPLWAVPTSDDRAAFVGEAYGVWLWLVMWPMNAAWLLVERLELLDLRERIYPDLPLGPPGEHLLPGR from the coding sequence ATGAGTGCGTCGCCGGTCTGCCCGCGCTGCGGTGAGCCGCTGGTCGTCCGCCACGGTTCCGAGGCGCAGGCCTGGTGTCACCTGCACGGCGCCGTCACGCCGCTGCACCACACCGCTCTGGTCGCGCACGACGCGATCGCTGCGGTCACCGCTGACGCCCGCGTCCCGGCGTGGGTCCCCGACCCGGTGCCGCCGGGGTGGGCGGTCACCGGGCTGGCGTGGGGCGGCGAGCCGGGGGCCCGGGCGATCGTCGTCGACTGTGCCGGGCCGGCTCCCCTCGGCGGCTCCGCCGAGCTGGTGCTGGTCGCCGAGGAGCCCGGCACCGGCGTCGGCTGCGGATACGCCGGCCTGCCGGGGTTGGACCCGGGAGACGTCATCTCCGGCCCGAGCTCGGTCGAGGTCGAGGCGGCCGGCCAGCACGCGCCGCTGTGGGCGGTGCCGACCAGCGACGACCGCGCGGCGTTCGTGGGGGAGGCCTACGGCGTCTGGCTCTGGCTGGTGATGTGGCCGATGAACGCCGCCTGGCTGCTCGTCGAGCGGCTGGAGCTGCTGGACCTGCGCGAGCGCATCTACCCGGACCTGCCGCTGGGACCGCCGGGGGAGCACCTGCTGCCGGGACGCTGA
- a CDS encoding NUDIX domain-containing protein produces the protein MTAAEPPVVPCVGAIVHDPAGRLLLVRRRNAPGRGLWSVPGGRVEPGETVAAAVEREVLEETGLRVRAGAEVGRIRIDGGAVVYDVVDVACGLVDADVRPVAGDDAADVVFADAATLAGLCCTPRLVETLRGWGVLPG, from the coding sequence GTGACCGCTGCCGAGCCCCCGGTGGTGCCCTGCGTCGGCGCGATCGTGCACGACCCCGCTGGCCGGCTGCTGCTGGTGCGCCGGCGCAACGCCCCGGGCCGCGGTCTCTGGTCGGTGCCCGGCGGCCGGGTGGAGCCGGGCGAGACCGTGGCGGCCGCCGTCGAGCGCGAGGTCCTGGAGGAGACCGGGCTGCGGGTGCGCGCCGGCGCTGAGGTGGGCCGGATCCGCATCGACGGCGGAGCGGTCGTCTACGACGTCGTCGACGTCGCCTGCGGCCTGGTGGACGCCGACGTCCGACCGGTGGCCGGCGACGACGCGGCCGACGTCGTCTTCGCGGACGCGGCGACGCTCGCCGGGCTGTGCTGCACGCCCCGGCTGGTGGAGACGCTCCGCGGCTGGGGGGTGCTCCCGGGCTGA
- a CDS encoding MaoC family dehydratase, producing the protein MQFGRYYEEFEVGAVYKHWPGKTVTEYDDHLFCLLTMNHHPLHMDVNYAEKTTDFGKNVVVGNYIYSLLLGMSVPDVSGKAIANLEIESLRHVAPTFHGDTIYGETTVLDKTPSKSKDDRGVVHVETIGYKQDGTVVCIFRRKVMVPKRSYGEARGGEQPGRPEPAPRG; encoded by the coding sequence ATGCAGTTCGGTCGGTACTACGAGGAGTTCGAGGTCGGGGCCGTCTACAAGCACTGGCCCGGGAAGACCGTCACCGAGTACGACGACCACCTGTTCTGCCTGCTCACGATGAACCACCACCCGCTGCACATGGACGTGAACTACGCGGAGAAGACGACCGACTTCGGCAAGAACGTCGTCGTCGGGAACTACATCTACTCACTGCTGCTGGGCATGAGCGTTCCGGACGTGTCGGGCAAGGCGATCGCCAACCTGGAGATCGAGTCCCTCCGGCACGTCGCCCCCACCTTCCACGGCGACACCATCTATGGCGAGACCACTGTCCTCGACAAGACGCCGTCGAAGTCCAAGGACGACCGGGGCGTCGTGCACGTCGAGACCATCGGCTACAAGCAGGACGGCACGGTCGTCTGCATCTTCCGCCGCAAGGTCATGGTGCCCAAGCGCTCCTACGGGGAGGCCCGCGGCGGCGAGCAGCCCGGCCGTCCCGAGCCCGCACCCCGCGGCTGA
- a CDS encoding wax ester/triacylglycerol synthase family O-acyltransferase, which yields MVERLSTLEASFLYLEGPGTPMHVGGVLILEEPPGGVDALAVLIEGRLSLVPRYRQRVAEIPGHLGNPVWVDDPDFALDYHLRRSGLPRPGTEEQLLDLVSRLTSRPLDRSRPLWEAYLVEGLSGNRVAVITKTHPALVDGLGAVDIGQVLLDVSPDAPAPGPVEWRPRRPPSGVQLVWSALEDYRQRPSSLVGLARSAVTDARATAVRIGGVAGGLVRTARSAILPAPHSPLNAPIGRQRRVAVACADLDDLKRVRKAHGGTVNDVLLTVVAGALREWLLSRGEPVVGGTSVRALVPVSVQDEDGSAGNQVSSHLVDLPVGEPNPRVRLARLTYAMRGVTQHGKSVGADSLIALSGFAPSTLHALGARAARGLSRRLFNLVVTNVPGPQVPLYAAGGRMLEVFPVVPLARGQGLSIGMTSYDGRVFFGLNADRDSVGDVEVLADLIEQQVAELVETSV from the coding sequence ATGGTCGAGCGGCTGAGCACCCTGGAGGCCTCGTTCCTCTACCTGGAGGGACCGGGCACGCCCATGCACGTCGGCGGGGTGCTGATCCTCGAGGAGCCTCCCGGCGGTGTGGACGCGCTGGCGGTGCTGATCGAGGGGCGGCTGTCCCTGGTGCCGCGGTACCGGCAGCGGGTCGCGGAGATCCCCGGCCACCTGGGGAACCCGGTGTGGGTCGACGACCCGGACTTCGCCCTCGACTACCACCTGCGGCGCTCCGGGCTCCCCCGGCCGGGCACGGAGGAGCAGCTGCTGGACCTGGTCTCCCGGCTGACCTCCCGGCCGCTGGACCGCTCGCGCCCGCTCTGGGAGGCGTACCTGGTCGAGGGGCTCAGCGGGAACCGGGTCGCGGTGATCACCAAGACCCACCCTGCCCTCGTCGACGGGCTCGGGGCCGTCGACATCGGTCAGGTGCTGCTCGACGTCTCCCCGGACGCGCCGGCACCCGGTCCGGTGGAGTGGCGGCCGCGGCGGCCGCCCTCGGGCGTGCAGCTGGTGTGGTCGGCCCTCGAGGACTACCGGCAGCGGCCGTCGTCACTGGTCGGGCTGGCGCGCTCGGCCGTGACCGACGCCCGCGCCACCGCCGTCCGCATCGGCGGCGTGGCCGGCGGGCTGGTGCGGACCGCGCGCTCGGCGATCCTCCCGGCTCCGCACAGCCCGCTCAACGCCCCCATCGGCCGGCAACGCCGGGTCGCGGTCGCCTGCGCCGACCTCGACGACCTCAAGCGGGTGCGCAAGGCGCACGGCGGGACGGTGAACGACGTGCTGCTGACCGTCGTCGCCGGTGCGCTGCGGGAGTGGCTGCTGTCCCGCGGCGAGCCCGTGGTCGGGGGCACGTCGGTGCGCGCCCTCGTCCCGGTGTCGGTGCAGGACGAGGACGGGTCGGCCGGCAACCAGGTGTCCTCCCACCTGGTGGACCTGCCCGTCGGCGAGCCCAACCCGCGCGTCCGGCTCGCTCGGCTCACGTACGCCATGCGCGGGGTCACCCAGCACGGGAAGTCGGTCGGCGCCGACAGCCTCATCGCGCTCAGCGGGTTCGCCCCCTCAACGCTGCACGCGCTCGGCGCCCGCGCCGCGCGGGGGCTCTCCCGGCGGCTGTTCAACCTCGTGGTCACCAACGTGCCCGGCCCGCAGGTGCCGCTGTACGCGGCCGGCGGCCGCATGCTCGAGGTGTTCCCGGTGGTGCCGCTGGCCCGGGGGCAGGGGTTGTCGATCGGCATGACGTCATACGACGGCAGGGTCTTCTTCGGCCTGAACGCCGACCGGGACAGCGTCGGGGACGTCGAGGTGCTCGCGGACCTCATCGAGCAGCAGGTCGCGGAGCTGGTCGAGACCTCGGTCTGA